The Candidatus Thorarchaeota archaeon genome includes a window with the following:
- a CDS encoding aldo/keto reductase: protein MSQTEIPRIGLGTWQNTDSKKCVESVIHALESGYRHIDTAQFYGNEDFVGKGIKQSSVPRDEIFLGTKVWINSLSPEKVKESTEESLERLQLDYIDVLYVHWPAGEYEPRSTLTAFEELVEEGIVRNIGVSNFTPDLLDEALKHTEKEIIANQVEMHPWLQQEEMRKYLQNHNMKLVAYSPLARGAIMENETLREIADKHNVTPAQISLAWLLSYDVVHPIPKATSERHIKENYEVLDIQLDQADIDAIEGIETRKRLISPSFAPF from the coding sequence ATGTCACAGACTGAAATACCGAGAATTGGACTGGGAACTTGGCAGAATACGGATTCGAAGAAATGTGTAGAAAGCGTTATCCATGCTCTTGAGAGTGGATATAGACACATAGATACTGCGCAGTTTTATGGTAACGAGGATTTTGTTGGGAAGGGAATAAAGCAGTCAAGTGTTCCTCGTGACGAAATTTTCCTTGGAACAAAGGTATGGATTAATTCATTGAGCCCAGAAAAAGTCAAGGAAAGTACCGAAGAAAGCTTGGAGAGGCTTCAGCTCGATTATATTGACGTTCTCTACGTACATTGGCCTGCTGGCGAATATGAGCCTAGAAGTACATTGACAGCTTTTGAAGAGCTTGTGGAGGAAGGCATAGTTCGGAATATCGGGGTCAGTAATTTTACCCCAGACCTATTGGATGAGGCCTTGAAACATACAGAGAAAGAGATTATAGCCAATCAGGTAGAGATGCACCCATGGCTGCAACAGGAAGAGATGCGCAAATATCTTCAGAATCACAATATGAAACTGGTAGCATACTCACCTCTTGCAAGGGGGGCAATTATGGAGAATGAAACATTGCGAGAGATTGCAGACAAACACAACGTCACTCCGGCACAAATCAGTTTAGCTTGGCTTCTTAGCTATGATGTTGTACATCCGATTCCTAAGGCAACTAGTGAAAGGCACATCAAAGAGAACTATGAAGTATTAGATATTCAGCTGGATCAAGCCGATATTGACGCCATAGAGGGAATAGAGACGCGGAAACGGCTTATCTCACCGTCTTTCGCACCTTTCTGA